One stretch of Streptomyces sp. NBC_01142 DNA includes these proteins:
- a CDS encoding asparaginase, giving the protein MSATPASTAIPPVLAEVVRSGFVEGHHRGSLVVLAADGSVELALGDPSVPVFPRSSNKPMQAAAVLRAGLDLSGERLALAAASHSGEGFHLDLVRTMLGEYSLEAGDLQTPPDLPLDPAEAETYLAAGHVRDRVTMNCSGKHAAMLAACALNDWDLASYLAPSHPLQQLVHEVVESASGERVTAVGTDGCGAPLMAISLTGLARAFRHFVLAEPDSAERRVADAMRAHPEYVAGTRRPDTWLMRELPGTLSKMGAEAVQAVALADGRALAFKVDDGATRALGPVLARALELLGVDAPVVTRIGHTPLLGGGTQVGEIRAAF; this is encoded by the coding sequence ATGAGCGCCACCCCCGCCAGCACCGCCATACCCCCGGTCCTCGCCGAAGTCGTACGTTCCGGCTTTGTCGAGGGCCATCACCGGGGATCGCTCGTCGTTCTGGCGGCGGACGGCAGTGTGGAGCTGGCGCTCGGAGACCCCTCCGTGCCGGTCTTCCCGCGCTCCAGCAACAAGCCCATGCAGGCGGCGGCGGTGCTGCGCGCCGGGCTCGACCTCTCCGGGGAGCGGCTGGCACTGGCCGCCGCGAGCCACTCGGGGGAGGGCTTCCACCTCGATCTCGTACGCACGATGCTCGGGGAGTACTCGCTCGAGGCCGGGGATCTGCAGACTCCGCCGGACCTGCCGCTGGACCCGGCGGAGGCGGAGACGTATCTGGCCGCCGGCCATGTGCGGGACCGGGTCACCATGAACTGCTCCGGCAAGCACGCGGCGATGCTCGCGGCCTGCGCCCTGAACGACTGGGATCTTGCCTCCTACCTCGCCCCGTCCCACCCCCTCCAGCAACTGGTCCACGAGGTGGTCGAGTCCGCGTCCGGCGAGCGGGTCACCGCGGTGGGTACGGACGGCTGCGGCGCCCCGCTGATGGCGATCAGCCTGACCGGCCTGGCCCGCGCCTTCCGCCACTTCGTACTGGCCGAGCCGGACTCCGCCGAACGCCGCGTCGCGGACGCGATGCGCGCCCACCCCGAGTACGTCGCGGGCACGCGCCGCCCCGACACCTGGCTGATGCGCGAGCTCCCGGGCACGCTCTCCAAGATGGGCGCGGAGGCGGTCCAGGCGGTGGCCCTGGCGGACGGCCGCGCCCTGGCTTTCAAGGTCGACGACGGCGCCACCCGCGCTCTGGGCCCGGTCCTGGCGCGCGCGCTCGAGCTGCTGGGCGTGGATGCTCCGGTGGTGACCCGCATCGGACACACGCCGCTGCTGGGTGGCGGCACCCAGGTCGGCGAAATCCGCGCGGCGTTCTGA
- a CDS encoding GNAT family N-acetyltransferase — translation MSVETRTVTASEFPDWLRALATGFLRPPVVSDEEAAERLAHIDLPRVRGAFDSGRCVATFRSFAQQLTTVGGAALTASAVSNVTVSPTHRRRGLLSTLMTADLAEAKERGDVVSTLIAAEYPIYGRYGFGPAAQTTEWAIDVPRAGLDPRWSGPGDGGRIELVDGSDVRKLGPELHERLAARQHGVVSRDELWWQVNTGETQYPSQPWTEPFYAVYRAAGGEIEGLMAYRADDKWGDAKQPLNTASVRDLIALTPAAERALWHYVCSVDWITTVKSGYRAPDDLLPLLLPDPRAARILTQADFLWVRILDVVRALEARTYATSATLVLELHDAAGLAGGRFRLDASPDGAVCAPSAQSPDLTLDVRELGTLYLGDESAVRLAALGRIEEEAPGAAAVADAVFRTSRRPWCPDVF, via the coding sequence ATGAGCGTTGAAACCCGTACCGTCACCGCGTCCGAGTTTCCCGACTGGCTGCGGGCTCTGGCCACCGGGTTTCTGCGGCCGCCGGTCGTCTCCGACGAGGAGGCCGCCGAGCGGCTCGCGCACATTGATCTTCCCCGGGTCCGCGGCGCCTTCGACAGCGGACGGTGCGTGGCCACGTTCCGTTCCTTCGCGCAGCAGCTCACCACGGTGGGCGGCGCCGCGCTCACCGCGAGCGCCGTCTCCAATGTCACCGTCTCGCCCACGCACCGCCGCCGCGGGCTGCTCAGTACGCTGATGACCGCCGACCTGGCCGAGGCCAAGGAGCGCGGCGACGTCGTGTCCACGCTGATAGCCGCCGAGTACCCCATCTACGGGCGATACGGCTTCGGCCCCGCCGCCCAGACCACCGAGTGGGCCATCGACGTCCCGCGCGCCGGCCTCGACCCGCGCTGGTCGGGCCCGGGCGACGGCGGCCGGATCGAGCTGGTCGACGGCTCGGACGTACGCAAGCTCGGACCCGAGCTGCACGAGCGCCTCGCCGCCCGGCAGCACGGCGTCGTCAGCCGTGACGAGCTCTGGTGGCAGGTCAACACCGGCGAGACGCAGTATCCGAGCCAACCCTGGACGGAGCCGTTCTACGCGGTCTACCGCGCGGCGGGCGGAGAGATCGAGGGCCTGATGGCCTACCGGGCCGACGACAAGTGGGGCGATGCCAAGCAGCCGCTGAACACCGCGTCCGTGCGCGACTTGATCGCGCTGACGCCCGCGGCCGAGCGTGCGCTGTGGCACTACGTCTGCTCGGTGGACTGGATCACCACGGTGAAGTCCGGCTACCGCGCCCCCGACGATCTGCTCCCCCTCCTCCTCCCGGACCCCCGCGCCGCCAGGATCCTGACCCAGGCGGACTTCCTGTGGGTCCGCATCCTGGATGTCGTACGAGCTCTGGAAGCACGTACGTACGCGACGTCCGCCACCCTCGTCCTCGAGCTCCACGACGCGGCGGGCCTGGCCGGCGGCCGCTTCCGGCTGGACGCCTCGCCCGACGGGGCGGTCTGTGCTCCATCGGCACAGTCGCCCGATCTGACTCTGGACGTGCGGGAGTTGGGGACTCTCTACCTGGGCGACGAGTCGGCGGTCCGCCTCGCGGCGCTGGGCCGTATCGAGGAGGAGGCGCCGGGCGCGGCGGCCGTCGCGGACGCGGTGTTCCGTACGTCCAGGCGCCCGTGGTGCCCGGACGTCTTCTGA
- a CDS encoding HAD family hydrolase, translating into MLLTSPTQLRDLLSRASLVLWDFDGPVCDLFAHREASSIAVALRDIVGAAAGPSIGIEGVTDPLEVMLRTYDACPDDPLGLVRAVRKHLEEAETEAADTARPTAAAEPLMAQLRGEGKLLAIASNNCEAAIRAYLHRQGIQEYFQDRIVGRPDDPALMKPDPHSLLRLLHGTGTAAGDSVMIGDSPADARAAAAAGVPFIGYHPDRKKLLRLKAAGAAHFAADLSVMQVAAVG; encoded by the coding sequence GTGTTGCTCACCTCCCCCACCCAGTTGCGGGATCTGCTGTCCCGCGCCTCCCTTGTCCTGTGGGACTTCGACGGTCCTGTCTGTGATCTCTTCGCGCACCGCGAGGCCTCGAGCATCGCCGTGGCGCTGCGCGACATCGTCGGCGCCGCCGCCGGCCCGAGCATCGGCATCGAGGGCGTGACAGACCCGCTCGAAGTGATGCTGCGGACGTACGACGCCTGCCCCGACGACCCGCTCGGCCTGGTCAGAGCGGTGCGCAAGCACCTCGAGGAGGCGGAGACCGAGGCCGCCGATACGGCCAGGCCCACCGCCGCGGCCGAGCCGCTGATGGCGCAGCTGCGCGGCGAGGGCAAGCTGCTTGCCATCGCCTCCAACAACTGCGAGGCGGCGATCCGTGCCTACCTCCACCGCCAGGGCATCCAGGAGTACTTCCAGGACCGGATCGTCGGCAGGCCCGACGATCCCGCCCTGATGAAGCCCGACCCGCACAGTCTGCTGCGGCTGCTCCACGGCACCGGTACGGCCGCCGGGGACAGCGTGATGATCGGCGACTCGCCCGCCGACGCCCGGGCGGCCGCGGCGGCCGGCGTCCCTTTCATCGGGTACCACCCGGACCGGAAGAAACTTCTGCGGCTCAAGGCGGCCGGAGCCGCACACTTTGCTGCGGATCTGAGCGTCATGCAGGTGGCCGCCGTCGGGTAG
- a CDS encoding winged helix-turn-helix domain-containing protein, translating to MATREPAGEDGRKYEIVAARLREGIGSGEYGAGKLLPPQRELRETFEVSRATVTKALDLLKDEGLIESRQGSGARVLPAGGRPAGAVPPAGPATARPALETLQPHLQAAFEADDITMDVFSLTSETMNRQLGAQITRIHDGRIRPRSISLRLMLPDPDIKLAFPVSLHDPGDERPRLRHRDTLISCSKSLRHELRTLKRQRLVPAVSVQIRTVRLTPTSKMYLLNNDLLLEGYYTLEETDPDPVEGEEQEGTTLNSLGLGATLFPYSKPDQALKVETAQSFFDSYWDLLARDTDFGD from the coding sequence GTGGCAACTCGCGAACCCGCAGGCGAAGACGGCAGGAAGTACGAGATCGTCGCTGCCCGGCTGAGGGAGGGCATCGGCAGCGGTGAGTACGGAGCGGGCAAGCTGCTGCCACCGCAACGGGAGTTGAGGGAAACCTTCGAGGTGTCCCGCGCGACGGTGACCAAGGCCCTGGACCTGCTCAAGGACGAAGGTCTGATCGAGTCACGTCAGGGCAGCGGCGCGCGGGTGCTGCCCGCCGGGGGGCGACCCGCCGGAGCCGTCCCGCCGGCCGGACCGGCCACCGCGCGGCCCGCCCTGGAGACGCTCCAGCCCCATCTTCAAGCAGCCTTCGAAGCCGATGACATCACCATGGACGTCTTCTCCCTCACCTCGGAGACCATGAATCGGCAACTGGGGGCGCAGATCACCCGCATCCACGACGGCAGGATCCGGCCGCGGAGCATCTCGCTGCGCCTGATGCTGCCCGACCCCGACATCAAGCTCGCCTTCCCCGTATCCCTGCACGACCCTGGTGACGAGCGGCCGCGTCTGCGGCACCGCGACACCCTGATCAGCTGTTCCAAGTCGTTGCGCCACGAATTGCGTACCCTCAAGCGACAGCGGCTCGTGCCTGCGGTCTCGGTCCAGATCAGGACCGTACGCCTCACGCCGACCAGCAAGATGTATCTCCTCAACAACGATCTGCTGCTCGAGGGCTACTACACCCTGGAGGAGACGGATCCGGATCCTGTCGAGGGAGAGGAGCAGGAGGGCACAACCCTCAACTCGCTCGGTCTCGGCGCCACGCTCTTTCCGTACTCCAAGCCTGACCAGGCACTGAAGGTGGAGACAGCGCAATCGTTCTTCGACTCCTACTGGGACCTCCTGGCCCGAGATACGGACTTTGGCGACTGA